In Pyrenophora tritici-repentis strain M4 chromosome 6, whole genome shotgun sequence, the DNA window GGCTTCTGATCCGCGCCAGCCATATCTAGGTCGCTGCTTGCAACGCTTCCCATAACAAGCGGCTGCCGAACCTAGGAGGTCCTATCAAGTCCGAAGAGATGATTGGCTTTAGATGGCGCAAGTCAACGACGATGCCTTCATAGCCGCGCTTTGGAAAGGTGAGGTCGTTGGCTCTATATATTTGTCCTTTTATATGAGCCCGACCAAGATCTGTAGACGAATGCCCAGGCGGCTATGCTTTGTACTCTGCAGTCTGTTCCAGCACCCGCACTAATAACTAATACCGGCAACGTTTGCGATGCACTCATTTTCATTTTGAGCTCGTCGCTTTCACGGGTACGTGGCAATTTTTACTGTGACGACATAGCCTCGAGATTCGCTGAATTACTCAGGGTCCAGTTTGCAGTTTGATTGCTCGCAAACACTAGCCGATCACGAGTCCGCCTTCACTGCGCCAACAACACGTCCGCGCCCTACGCCCATACACTTCCATCACCGCTATTACTACAGCAAGTAGAATATCCAGCGACTCCTTCTCTTGCGCAGCGGTCTCCAATTTCGATAACCAACACTCGTTCACCTACCTTGTTGACCACaaaaacaacaacaacaacacccTACCTCATCATCAACCATGAAATTCCTCACCCTTACATTCATCCTTACGCTCGCCACCACCGCCCTTGCAGCCGCCGTCGTCAAACCCCTCAACACCGCCTTCTCCATCGTAGTCCGTGACGCAAACTGTGACGCCTGCTTCGAGCAGTACAAGTTCTGCCAGCGAGTAGGGAACCCCATTTAGTCAACTCCAGAAGAACCTATACTAACGATCCTCCCCTCAGAACGGCCATACAGATGGCGAAGAAGGCTGTAACCAGACCTGCGCCGAGCACGTCTGCCATATGAACCGGTATGACGGCGCCGACCCGCGTGAGGTACGTTAT includes these proteins:
- a CDS encoding Protamine-P2 multi-domain protein; the protein is MKFLTLTFILTLATTALAAAVVKPLNTAFSIVVRDANCDACFEQYKFCQRNGHTDGEEGCNQTCAEHVCHMNRYDGADPRECRGCGGAFDMCPEKSRYI